A genomic window from Prosthecobacter debontii includes:
- a CDS encoding sulfatase family protein codes for MKPFSLWVLLLLSCMPLLAQEHKPNIVMLFIDDMGWGDFSCFGNADAQTPNVDRMAAEGIRFSQFYVNAPICSPSRCALTTGQYPQRWRVTSFLNNRADNERRGVTQWLDLSAPTLARLLQQNGYATGHFGKWHLGGQRDVNEAPPITAYGFDQSLTNFEGMGPKLLPLTLKPGDKEPGKIWEDAESLGEPVTWMLRSKITSGFIDAALPFMDQAQANGKPFYINLWPDDVHSPYWPPVDQWADGKRGLYLSVLKEMDRQFGRLFDHIRNSPTLRENTLVLICSDNGPEPGAGSAGPFRGAKTRLFEGGIRSPLIVWAPGLIKADQVGSHNESSVFAAFDLVPSLLKLAGIAVPQSITFDGEDISPALLGEKNVSRSAVLCWRRPPDRKSWPSMSLPDQPDLAIRDGNWKLLCSYQGQNPQLYDLVKDRGETTNLAANHPEIVEKLVKAVTAWHQSMPPDNGPQLAREPMPPKGMRKKKKAL; via the coding sequence ATGAAGCCGTTCTCTCTCTGGGTCCTCCTCCTTCTTTCCTGCATGCCCCTGTTGGCTCAGGAGCACAAACCCAACATCGTCATGCTCTTCATTGACGACATGGGCTGGGGAGACTTCTCCTGCTTTGGCAATGCGGATGCCCAGACACCGAATGTGGATCGCATGGCAGCCGAGGGTATTCGCTTCTCCCAGTTTTATGTCAATGCGCCCATCTGCTCCCCTTCCCGCTGTGCTTTAACGACGGGACAGTATCCGCAGCGCTGGCGCGTGACCTCGTTCCTCAACAACCGTGCAGACAATGAACGTCGGGGAGTCACCCAATGGCTGGATCTCTCCGCTCCGACCCTGGCTCGCCTGCTCCAGCAGAACGGCTATGCCACAGGCCATTTCGGCAAGTGGCACCTCGGGGGTCAGCGGGATGTGAATGAAGCGCCCCCCATCACCGCCTACGGCTTCGATCAATCCCTCACCAACTTTGAAGGCATGGGGCCTAAACTCCTGCCGCTCACGCTCAAACCTGGGGACAAGGAACCTGGAAAAATCTGGGAAGATGCCGAGAGCCTCGGAGAACCTGTGACGTGGATGCTGCGCTCTAAAATCACCAGCGGCTTCATTGATGCGGCCCTCCCCTTCATGGATCAGGCCCAGGCCAACGGGAAGCCCTTTTACATCAATCTCTGGCCCGACGACGTGCATAGCCCTTACTGGCCACCCGTGGATCAATGGGCCGATGGCAAACGCGGTCTCTACCTCTCCGTGCTCAAGGAGATGGACCGTCAGTTTGGCCGACTCTTTGATCACATTCGCAACTCGCCAACCCTGCGTGAAAACACCCTCGTGCTCATCTGCTCCGATAATGGTCCCGAACCTGGGGCAGGATCCGCAGGTCCTTTCCGTGGGGCGAAGACTCGCTTGTTTGAAGGAGGCATCCGTTCACCCCTCATCGTCTGGGCACCTGGATTGATAAAAGCGGATCAGGTCGGCTCGCACAATGAAAGCTCCGTTTTCGCGGCTTTCGATCTCGTGCCTTCGCTGCTGAAGCTGGCAGGCATTGCCGTGCCGCAGAGCATCACCTTTGATGGCGAAGATATTTCCCCGGCCCTGCTGGGTGAAAAAAACGTCTCTCGCTCCGCCGTCCTCTGCTGGCGACGTCCGCCGGATCGGAAATCCTGGCCCTCCATGAGCCTGCCCGACCAACCCGACCTCGCCATCCGTGATGGAAACTGGAAGCTGCTCTGCTCTTACCAAGGCCAGAACCCACAACTGTATGACCTCGTCAAAGATCGTGGAGAAACCACCAACCTCGCCGCCAATCATCCCGAGATCGTCGAGAAACTCGTGAAGGCCGTCACCGCCTGGCACCAGTCCATGCCCCCGGACAACGGCCCTCAACTGGCCCGCGAGCCCATGCCTCCCAAGGGGATGCGAAAGAAAAAGAAGGCGCTTTGA
- a CDS encoding DMP19 family protein, which translates to MIPILSIQGLDLEDPYFIFKLADRIAESVNVDDTPESAERLQALPQPWRYIAPLVAYYNEVNNGGHHQYFWNTQGVYRDLVAEGLKYYRAEAFERNYDEALRLYRPDLYDIAQGASYEAYDQASRADRFDQQDRCFYATRPKLTEVLSKEVREGKDGYQ; encoded by the coding sequence ATGATTCCGATACTTTCAATTCAAGGGCTCGATCTTGAAGATCCGTATTTCATTTTCAAGCTAGCGGATCGTATCGCGGAGTCTGTCAATGTGGATGATACCCCAGAGTCTGCTGAGCGTTTGCAAGCCCTGCCACAGCCTTGGCGCTACATTGCTCCTCTCGTGGCCTACTATAATGAGGTGAACAATGGGGGGCATCATCAATACTTCTGGAACACTCAAGGCGTTTACCGAGATTTGGTGGCGGAGGGGTTGAAATATTATCGCGCGGAGGCTTTCGAGAGAAACTATGATGAAGCTCTTCGGCTTTATCGCCCTGACCTTTACGACATCGCTCAAGGTGCGAGCTATGAGGCGTATGATCAGGCATCCAGAGCGGACCGCTTCGATCAGCAAGACAGATGCTTCTACGCCACAAGGCCCAAACTGACCGAGGTCTTATCGAAAGAGGTCAGAGAGGGCAAAGACGGTTACCAATGA